TGGGGTTGATGAAGCTGGGGGGGTCGACCAGCACCCCGTTCTCGACCGCGTGCGCCCAGAACTGCCGCGATACCTGGAACTGCTCGTTGACCGCGATCGCCTTGGTGATTTCCACCCGGCCGTCGACGGTCTCCGGGGTGTAGTTCAACTCGCACAACGCGGAATGGCCGGTGCCCGCGTTGTTCCACGGATCGCTGCTCTCCGCGGCGGCCGCATCCAACCGCTCGAACAGTGTCAGCGACCAATCGGGCTGCAGCTGACGCAGCAACGCGCCCAACGTGGCGCTCATGATCCCGGCACCGATGAGCACGACGTCGGTCTTGATCACGGCTGAGTTCGGCGGAGCTGTTTCGGTAGTCACTGGACTGTCGACTTCCTTGTCGTCTGGCTCGGTATCGGGCGCGTACCGGCGGCGGCCGCAGATGCCGCCTGAGGTTACCGAGACGTTCACCGACTACGATTGTGCCCCTCCGGCCGGCGCCCGCGCGCCCGCTAGATTGGGATTGTGACGAACAACGCGCGGTCCGTCGACTGGGTGCCGGACGTGCTCGACGGCTATCTCCAGCGGCAGATCCCGCTCGGCACCGACCCGGACGGCGAAGGCGAAATCGGCGCCACCCTGGTTCGTCGCGAACCCGCAACACCCCCGCCGAGCGGCCTCGCGGTGTTGTACGTGCACGGTTACACCGACTATTTCTTTCAGCGGCACGTCGGGACCCACTTCGCCGAACGCGGCTACGCCTTCTACGCGCTCGACCTGCGCAAGTGCGGTCGGTCCCGACGACCCGGACAGACCGCGCACTACGTCGGCGACCTGGCGCTCTACGACACCGAACTCGACGAGGCCCTGCGGATCGTCCGGGCCGAGACCGGTGCCCGCGTGCTGGTGCTATCGCACTCGACCGGCGGCCTGGTGACGTCGCTGTGGTTGCACCGACGCAACACCGATCCGGCGTACCCCGGGGGCGCCCCGGCCGCGGGCATCTGCGGGATCGTCCTGAACAGCCCCTGGTTCGACCTGCACGGCCCGGCGATGTACCGCAGCGTGGGCACCACACTCATCGGTGTCGCCGGGCGGCTCCGCGGCCGCGCCATCCTGCCCGGACAGTCGAACAACACCTACGGCTCGTCGTTGCATTCGGCAGCACACGGTGACTGGGATTTCGACACCGAGTGGAAGCCGCTGTCCGGTATACCGATCCGGCTCGGCTGGCTGCGCGCGGTACGTCGCGGACAGGCCCGGCTGCATCGCGGCCTGAACCTCGGAACCCCGGCACTCGTGCTGCGCTCCAACCGATCCCGCTTCGCCGTACGTTACGAACCGGCGGTGGATCTGGCCGATGCGGTGCTCGACGTCGACCAGATCCAACGCTGGGCCGGCTGCCTCGGCGGACGAACCACGATCGTCCCGATCCCGGATGCCCGGCACGACGTCTTCCTGTCCGCGCCGACCCCGTTGGCCACCGCGTTCGCCGAACTCGACCTGTGGCTGGACTGGCTCGAACGCATCGGCACGGCTGGTCGGGCGCGCGTCTCGGCGGACTGACTGCGGCCGCGTCGCCGAGCGGGGTAGCGTCGCCTGATATGGAGTCTCGGCGGGTCGGCTCGGAGACCGGGGGCCGAACGGTGCGGATCGGCGGCCCGGTCTCATCCCGACATTCTGCGTTCTTGCTGCCCGACCGCGGCGAGCCACCCGAGTCCTACGACGCGGTCTGCGCGCGGCTGCACAACTCCGGTCTGCGGACCGTGGTGTTGGGCTCGATCGACGACCTGACGCCGGCCGCAGCCGCACCGTTGCTCGACGAACTGAGCCTGCCCTGGGTCACCCTGGTGGGGTATCGCGCCGGCGCCGAGCTGGCCTGGCGGACGGCGGCGGCGAACTCCGGACGATTCGTCAGCCTGGTCGCGATCGACCGCCCGCACCCG
Above is a genomic segment from Skermania piniformis containing:
- a CDS encoding alpha/beta hydrolase — its product is MTNNARSVDWVPDVLDGYLQRQIPLGTDPDGEGEIGATLVRREPATPPPSGLAVLYVHGYTDYFFQRHVGTHFAERGYAFYALDLRKCGRSRRPGQTAHYVGDLALYDTELDEALRIVRAETGARVLVLSHSTGGLVTSLWLHRRNTDPAYPGGAPAAGICGIVLNSPWFDLHGPAMYRSVGTTLIGVAGRLRGRAILPGQSNNTYGSSLHSAAHGDWDFDTEWKPLSGIPIRLGWLRAVRRGQARLHRGLNLGTPALVLRSNRSRFAVRYEPAVDLADAVLDVDQIQRWAGCLGGRTTIVPIPDARHDVFLSAPTPLATAFAELDLWLDWLERIGTAGRARVSAD
- a CDS encoding alpha/beta hydrolase encodes the protein MESRRVGSETGGRTVRIGGPVSSRHSAFLLPDRGEPPESYDAVCARLHNSGLRTVVLGSIDDLTPAAAAPLLDELSLPWVTLVGYRAGAELAWRTAAANSGRFVSLVAIDRPHPAALAAGHTDADRRTDPDCRPVEMPTTLIVGSGAGAAATRTGRYVYAEFRLVRLNGRTDLLRTASHELATEIVLRSSAW